The Chryseobacterium glaciei DNA window ATTTCCCAACTGCAAACGATGCTGATTCACACGGTAATATTCAACTGCTTTTTTATTGCGTTCCGGTTCTTTAAGTTGAACGCTGTACAACGCTTTTCGTCCATCATTATTAAAATCATAAGCTTTTAACGTCTCATCAAATTTATAATTTTCAGTATTCGGAAAACTATTCCAACCCCATTCGGATTGAGTTCCCAAAGAAACTCCGTTTTTGTAAACCTCAGGAAACGACTGCATTCCGGTAATATCAACGGTGTATGCAAATTTTCCGTTTCCGACCGTCAGAGAAGATAAAGTATCAACTTTTGTATTGACAATATTATGACGTTGAACGACTTTTTGGCGGTCAATTTTCTGGGCATTGAGAGAAGAAAATCCAATGCAAAAAAGACTCAGGTATATGACTAATTTCTTCATTTTTTTAATTTATTTTATTGAATCAGGCATTGTCGATCTTAAAATAAGTTTCGGCTAAAGCCTTGATTTTTTTGTTATTTATAAACGGGCTAAAGCCCGTCTCTATTGATGTTTTACATTTATTTAAGAACAGTAACGCTCATCATTCCGATGACAACATCGTTGCTCACTGCCGTTAATTTTATAGTTTTTAATTCTTTATTTGGATCAATTGGTAAATCCAGAATGGTTGCAGAACCGCCTTCTACGGCGCGATCTGTGAATCCTTTAATGCCTGAATATTTCGCTAAACTTCCGCCTTTATATAATTCTCCGGTTTTTAATTTTACTCTGTACGGAATTTTATCATCCGGAATTTCAAAGGCAAAATTATCATCAAGCAAATCCTGCTCGATCGGCCACCAATTGGTTGGATTTTTTAGTTCTAATTCTGTAGTCGAACCATCAGCATATTGAACGGTAATTTTTCCATTAATTATCTGTGATTGCATCGGATTCGTAGAACCTGCCATCAGAAAATAGATTTTTTTTCCTTTTCCTGAAATGGGAATTTCAACCGATCTTGGAAAATTATCCCACTGACTCGTAAAGACAATATTTTTCTCCGAATTATCAATTAAAAAAGGGATTTCAAGAAACTCAACCTTGCCGCTTTTTCTTTTATTCATCAATCCGCTGTCGTCGATTTGAGCGTTGATTAATGGATAACACCAATTTCCAATTCCCTGCCACGGAAGTTGTAATGTTGGGACATTTAGCCTTGGTGAAAGATATTTTTGATTGAAAATTTGGGTTACGCTTTCATTGTATTTTGAAGCTAATGAAATGGTGTTGAATTCTCCTTTGTTTTCAATTTCCCAATCTGTAATTTCAATATTTTGCTTAATTCCGTTGTATTCCAATTCAATAGAATTAGTTCCTTTACTTAAAATATTTGTCGGAATTTCAATAGATGTATTTTTATTTTTCTGAGCTGAAAAAGTTTTATTTAAACCATTAATACTCAATTTTCCATTAATCTGATTTAATGATTTTGATTGAATTTGTAACGTTTTATTAATCCATTTGATTTGCAAAGGATATTGAATATTGATGTTCACTGGCTGCCACCATTTGGTTCCGTTTTGCTCTAACTGAACGAAAAAAGTTCCTTTTCTTTCTTCTTTAATTAACTCGAATTGATTGTATTTTCTATTTTTAATTAATTCCTGAGGATCAAAAACTGCTTTAATTTTCTTTTTTGAATCTAAATTAAGTTGAAGGTTCTCAGAAATGTAGCTAACATAATCTGTCTTTTCATTTTTTAATACTTCTCCTGAATAATTAATTTCAATCTTAAATTCTTTTCCAATCGGAGTTTCAAACTGTACAAAAGGTTGTGAAATAGAATTTGGATTTATCGTCCAATCTACTTTTTTACCATTTATTTGTACTGATTTTATTTCGGTATGATTCACAGGAATTTGTATTTCCAAAGCAACCGATTTTGAATAATTTGATTTGAAAAAATATTCTGCCTTTTTTGAGTTTTGATTAAAATTAAATTCCCAATCAGGAAGTTTCAACTCAGCAAAATTCCAATCTTTAGGAAAGCCTGGTTTAATACTGATTTTATTTTCTAATAATTTAGGATAAACCCCGAAAAGTCCTTCCGTTAAAGTTCTTGCAGCAACACCAATCGGGTCGGCAAAATCTCTGTACAATTCACCACGAAAAGCATCGTAATGCGACAATTGCTCAAAATTTCCCGGGCTGATTCCGTAATACATACTTTCTGCCAAATTGCCTTTCCAAAGTAGGTAAGCATCTTCAGTTCTGCCAGCTTGCCAATATGCCAAGGCAGTTTGTAAATTCTCCGCCAGAGCTACATTGTTGATCGACCAGTCATATGGCTGCCAGTTGGTAGTCGACAAAGTATAATATTTCTTATCAACTTCTCCTTTTACTTTTATTGGAATTTTAGGAATATAATTGTTGATATATTGAGTGTTTTGATAATCTTCAAATTCATTCAGAATATAAGCATCTGAAACGTGATAAATCGACCAAATTCCGGGCTTATCATGAAGAATTTGATTACCCAAAGAGTCTTTATATTCAGCGAAATAGCCTTTATTTTTAATCCAAAGCTGATTTTTCATGGCGTTCAAAATCGATTCGGCTTCTTTTTCGTAAGGTTGAGAATTTTCGCCAATAATTTTCGCCAATTTTGCCATTTCGCGGTTGGCTCTGTAATTATAGGCAGAAGTATGAGTAACTTTTCCGCCCGAATATTGTAACGCATCACTCGCCCAAATAGCAGCATATGCATCGTAAAGATCGCCACGTTTGAAATTTCGTTTTTCCCAATCCATGTGACGAACCATCGTTGGCCACATTTTCTTTAAAAACTCAACGTCTCCGGTGTAATTGAAATGAGAAAACATCTGATCAAAGAAAACCAAATTCATATCATAATGATGCGGCTTGGTATTGTCATTGGGATTTCTCGAAATATATCCGCTTGAAAATACAGAATTGCCCATTTTTTCGGCATGTCGAGCTAAATGAAGTAAGGTATCCATCTCAACAGGTGCGAAATCTGGTTTCAAAACCTGAGAATTTGAATAGCTTTCAAAATGTTCTTTTGCACGGTCGTGCCAACTCAGAGCGTCTGCAACATAAGCACCACGCCACGCATTCAATCGCATTCTCCATGCTACAGCACCATGAAGATAGGTTGGACTTTCCCAAATTCCATCTGCGGCAACGGCTAAAGTTGCTCCGAAATTATTTAAATCCGAATCAGGAGTTTTTAACTGAACTCGGTTGGTTAAATTTAAACGAGATTGTTCAGATTCATTAAAAATATTCTTCAATTCTTCATCGGAAAAATGTTTATCTGATTTTCCTTTTGAAATTTGAATATAAATAGGCTGTTTTTGTGCTGAATAAGAACCGTAAATAATAGGATATTTTTCGTTTTTATTTTGAGTAAATTCACCAAGTTTTTCTAACGTTTTTGCATCAGTGAATTGAAGAGAATTTACATTTGAAAAGCTTCCGTTAACGATTTGAGTTTCTTTTTTCTTATTTAAATAATTTAATTGAAACTGATTTTTACTGATTTTATATTCATTAATTAGACAATATTCAGGCAAGAGATAAAATCCGGATTCAGGATCTGCGCCAATATCGCCGTTTCTGCTGAAAGTTGTTCCGCTCGCTCCGCCATAAACTGCGTAGATTTTTGTTGAGGAATCTATAGTTGAAGTTTCCATTTTTAAAACCAAACCTTCTTCTTTGGATTGTGCTAAAACAGTTAGTTTTAAAGTTCCAAATCCAAAAATCGGATCTTTAATATTGTAAATCATTGATCCCGGACGGTAACGGGTTTCAATCCTTTCTGCATTAATCAATTTTTTTATGGAATTCCCTTTTTGAATAACGAACTGAAGATTTCCGCCCATTCCGGGAAGATACAGCGCGAATTCCGGTAAATCTCCGGCTTCGACTCTTGAAGCACGGTTGTCTCCATACAAAGCGCGGTTGAAACGGTATTTTCCATTAACCAATAAAAAATCACCTTTATCTTCCTTATAATGCAGTTCTCTTTCATTGTTCTGCCAATGTTTCGATTGGGAAAATGAAAGTGAATAGGCAGATAAAATGATACAACCTGCTAAAATGGATTTTCTTCGCATTTTATTTAAAATTGGTTAAAGGTTTTCCGTTAACGGTTACATTTTTCAGTGTCACATTTTTCAAGAAATCCACTTTATACGGAATCTCAACGCCATTAATTTTGGCATTGATCATCGTGAAATCTGTTATCGGTGAAGATTCGTAAGCATCAGAAAGAACAGCATATTTTCCGCCTTTCTTCACCTGTAAGTTTTCTACCCAAATATTTCTGATAGTCGGAATAAAATTACCGGGTTTTTCATAATGCATATTGAAACGCACCGCTGCTTCTTTATAGGCGCCAACTTTTGTGTTGTAGAAAAATACGTTTTCAATGATTCCACCACGGCTTGAGCTGGTTTTAATTCTTAAAGCTCTGTCAAGATTTTTACTGTCCATCACATTTCCTATGGCGTAAATGTTTTTTGCTCCGCCTGCAATTTCGCTCCCGATGACAACGCCACCATGCCCGTCTTTCATTTCACAGTTTTCGATGATGTGATTTTCTGCTGGTTTTCCGATACCTCTTCCATCTTCGTCTCTTCCTGATTTTATGGCAATACAATCATCTCCGGTATCGAAATAAGAATCTTTAATCCAGACATTTTTACAGGCTTCAGGATCAAAACCGTCATTATTAGGGCCATGACTTATTATTTTTACTCTTTCAATTAAAACATTTTCGCAAAGCACAGGGTTCAGATTCCACATTGGAGAGTTTTTAACTAAAACATCTGCCATGTAGAAATTTTTACTTTTATAAGGCTGAACAAAATTGGGTCTCAGATAATGTCCATCTCCAAAAATTCTTTCTCTAGGATCTTTCTTTTGAGCCATATATTCGTGAAGTTTTGCACGTGCTGGATTTTGTCTTCCCGGACGGGATTCGTTGTAGCCATATTGTTTGGCACCACACCAAAACCACCAATGGTCGTTGTCCGAATTTCCGTCTAATGTTCCTTTTCCGGTGATGGCGATATTTTCTTCTTCGTAAGCGTAAATTAGGGAAGAATAATTCATACATTCCATTCCTTCCCATCTGGTGAAAACTATAGGATAATCGTTACTGTCTTGGCTAAACAAAATCGTAGCACCTTCACTCACATGCAGATTAACATTACTTTTTAAATAAATAGCACCCGTCAGGAAAATTCCTTTTGGAACTACAACTCTTCCTCCGCCTTCTGAATTACATTTTTCAATAGCTTTCTTAAATGCTTCTGTATTTTTTGTCTTTCCGTCACCAATGGCACCAAAATCAGTAATAAGATAGTCTTGTTTTCTGAAATTTGGCTTTATAATTTGTTTTTTTAAGGCATCAATTTCTTTTAAAGGCTGTTGTGCTGAAGTCCAAGGTTTATATTGAGCCGAAAACGGAATCGATAGTAAAAGTAAAAGAAAGAATAAAGTATATTTTTTCATAATGGGAGAAAGTTGTTTAGTTTTTAAAGCTATTATCTTCAAATAATTTTCTTTATTAATCGCAATCTAAAATAATTATGAATAATAATTATCCTGCACTGTCGGTATTATAAAATTTTATTTAAAAAAGATAAAATTACTGTTAAAATCTGCACGAATTGCGTGTTTCCGTAAAACTGAATTTGAAAGAAATTGTTATCATTGCATCAGAAAACTGATAATTAGTCAATGAATAAATTTTAGAAAAAATCTAAGATTACGGCTTCCCGTAATTTTTTTTTTGAGGTTGTTTATAGTTTTGAACATTATAAAAACGAAAACAATAACTCAATTATTATGAATAAAAAAATTACTCCTGCAGACCTTTTTTTGGGCGTTCTCGCAGTATTACTTATTAGCGTAAGTTTTTACCAGACTTGGCTTGGACTACAGCAGATCTTCGGGCCAGCATCGTTCGTCATCGCATTGGTTTTATCGCTGTTACTTCTTTTTCTGTGTTGGATGCTCCGAAATGCAAAATTGGAAGGGAAGCCGACGGGAAGCCTTGTGGGAATCTACATTTTTATTGCCTCTTTTTGTTTTATCGCCAACTTCAATGCGTTGTATACGAGATTTATGAGAACGGATATTTATACGGATGAACTTCGCGAAATCAATAAAAATTTCACAAATCTTGAAAATGATATAGAGTCGAAATTAAGTTACAAATACAATAAAATAACCACTCAAAATATCGAGATCAAGAAGAAACAGTTGATGGAGCAGATCAAAGATCCCGGAAATAAGGGAATCGGAACCCGTGCCCAGTCATTGATCAGAGATGTTGAAAAACTGACAGGTCAGAAAGTCGATTTACTGACTCCGGTTGGAACCGATTACGAAGATCTTTCAGAAAGAATGGGAAGACAGGTGGATAATATGATATCAGATTTATCTCCCGAAGAAAGAGCATTGAAAACCGATGTGAATAATGCAACCTTAAAATGGAATAAAAATATTCAGGATTTACTGCTTTTGTCTAAAAAAGAAAAAGATGATATGTCGCAAGGTTTAATTGATGAATCTCTTTCTGAATATAATAAATTAGGAAGCCGTGCGCAAACAGTTTTAGGAAACGAGAAAATTCATTTCGAACCTGTTGTCTCACAAACTCAGCAAGTCGGGAAAATAGGTTTTGCTTTTGAACATGCCATCAAAAACTTTGGAATGTACCAGTTTGTTGTTTTGGCGGGATGTATTTTGTTGGATTTTGTGATCGTAATTATCATTTTATTGGTAACAGATCCTAATAATAACGGGAGAAATAACGGTGGCAGTGTATTTAATAATAAAAGAAAAGGGAATACTTTAATTCCTAATAACTAAGCTATGGAAAGCAGTAATGAAAAACTAAAACCATTGTTGTTTGAGAACGATAATGAAATTGAAATAGAGGAAACTTTAAAACCTCTTTCATTTGATTTTAATAAAGATACTCATGACGATTATGTTCCGATTGCGAAAACGATTTCCAATGACATAAAAAATAAAGAGAGCAATTTTGTATTCTTCTTTGGAACGGCAGAATCTGGAAAATCGGTCATACTTTCTTCAATGTTGTACTATTTGAGGTCGTACGCGGGAGTTTTGAGACCTAAATTAGGCACACCCAATACAAAAGAAGCCAATGTTCTTTTATCTGATTTTTTTGAAAATTTAAGACAGGGAATTTTACCCAATAGAACAACAAAAGATCAGGTAACACGCATGGATCTGGTTTTTGAACCGAATAATAAGTCTAAAAAAGTGGTTCCGATCGACTTGACTTTTTTAGAAACTTCAGGCGAAAATCACAACGACATTAAGCGTGGCGGAAGCTATCACAGCAGTATTGAAACGTTTTTAAATGCCAACATTCCACTTACTTTTATCATTGTGACGAGCTACGAATCTGCTTATAAAGATGACAGTTTAATTAATGAATTTCTGGATGAACTGGAACGAAAAGGCAAAAATTTAAAATCGGTAAATGCCGTTCTTGTTATTTCTAAATGGGACAAATCCGGAAGAATGGACGTAGAAAGCGGTGAGGAGCTTGATAATTTTATATTGGAACGTCTGCCGATGACTTCACAGCGAATTAATACTTATGGTTTAAGCAAAACTTATTACACAGTCGGAAGTGTGCAAAATTCAACCGGAGAAGAAAGAATCAACTTACTGAATCTTTCTACCGCTGAGGTGCTGGCAAAATGGCTTTACAGAAGCATTGTCGGTTACGATTTAGATTATGAAGGAACATTTTGGGAACGTTTAAAATTTAGTTTTACGAATTAATGAGCAGCTATTTTTTCTCTGCATTCGGAACTTTTGGAAATCCGAACGGCTTCAGGCAGTCTTTTTTTCTGGGCGGAAATACCGCAATTGTAAAAGACATCAGAACATTTGATTTGAAAACAGATGCTATCATGCTCTTCCCGAAAAGCAGAATTTATTCAATACGTAAAGATTATGCGGCGGGACGTAACCTGATTTCTTATTCTGTTTACACATTCGCCAAAGAGCAAAACTCGCACAGAGGCGGTACTTTTATTGGCTCGAGTCTATTGTTTGTGGATAAAATAGGCTCTGAAAGTCTTGTTATAAATGTGTTGAATGAGTTTCACGACAGTTTGGAAGATAATAATGTTTCAGAAGGCGTTATTACAACAAATCATTCAAATAAATTTTCAGTTATTAAACCTAATGATTTTGATAAAATTGGATTTAATCTAAAGGATGTTGATGACCTTAATTTTGTCCAGAGTACCCATAAATATCTTGTTGTTTATAACGAAACAAGTCCCGATCAACTGCAGAAACTTTTTAGTAAATCTATTGATCTTCTTAACGTTTATGATACCATTTATTTCACTGAAAGCCATGAAATTGCTGAATTTGTAAGGCAAAAAGGTATTTTCAAGATCGTAGATGCGAATGGTTTTACCAGAGAAATAGAGAGTCTTCGGGAAGAAAGATTGCGTCTTGTTCAAAGCTTAATTCAGGAGTTTGAAAGGGAAAAAGAAAAATTAACAGAAGACCGCAGAAAAATAATTGATGATCTTAATAAACAGATTGATCAAAATAAAGTTTGTCATCAGGAAAACGAGAAAAAGATCAAAGATTCTGAGGGTGGAATAAAAATTATAGAAGATGAATACGCTGAATTTTCAAGAAAAATTGAAAATGTTATTAATCAATTAAAATCTGATGGAAATTTAGAGTCTGCAAAGAAGACTTATCAGGAAAATAAAAGAAACTTTTCAGGCAAGATCAATCAAAATAAGAATATAGATTCTTTACACTCAATTTCGACTTCCGGAAGCAGATTCCCAAGTGTATCAAATTCAAATCTAAAATATGGAAATGATTTTTCAGATTTCAGCAGAAACGACCGAAATAGTAGAAGTAAAGAGTCCAAATTGGATGTTTACAAAATAGCTGCATTTATATTATTGTTGATATTGATTGCATCTTACGTCTGTTATTTTGTATTTTACTATAGTGCAAAAGACTTTGACTTTCAATTTTTAAGAATTACAAATTGATAATGTCTTAAATAAATTACATCGGCTTGAAGTCTTAATTCAAGCCGATTTTAATATTACTTTTTTCTCCCATACATCAAAACTCTTTTAAAAGAATAAATAGCCGGAAGTTTCGGAAAATTTTTCGCAATTCTTTCTTTAAATTTTGTTGTGAAAATTTTTTGTTGCTCTTCATCCAATTTCTCCAAATAAGGTATCAAAGCCGATCCTGAAATAAAATTAAATAAAGACTCATGATCTTCCGCGATAATTGGATAGACTTTTTGAGACAGATTCAGATCTTCAATTCCATTATCAAATAAAATCTGGGCATATTCATCGATCGTGAGAACTGCAGAAGGGCGATTCCAATTGTTTAATTGTGATTTAAAAGGTTCTTCATCAGCCATTTCAAACAAAATTTGATTAAGAATATTTCCTGGCTGATAAGGCATTTGGATAGCTAACTGACTATCAGTTTTCAATTTCGAGATCAATTTTGGAAACAAAGTTTGATGATCGTCAGACCATTGCAAAGCAGCATTACTGAAAATAAGATCCCAATTTTCATCACGGTTCAAAATTTCTTCGGTCGTTGCTTTTTGGAAATGAAGCCGGTCGTTTTCAAGCGTTTTAGATTTTTCCAACATTTCACTTGAAGAATCAATTCCAACGAATGTTGCGTTTGGAAATTTCTCTGTAAGAATGGCGGTTTGTTCACCTGTTCCGCAACCCAGATCAATTGCTTTCATTTGTTTTTCATCTTTAATAAGATCTGCAAGATCAAAAAATGGTTTGAAACGTATATTTTTAAATTGATTATAAATGTCAGGATTCCAAGGCATAATTTGTAGATTTTAGGTGGATTCAATTTAATGATTTTGGGATGAATTGAAGAATTTTAAATATTAAAAAAGACTTAAATTAATTTTTGAATTCGAATGATCTGGAACATAAATGAAGCAAGAATTATGATTCTTTCTTATTTTAGCAAAATGAAAATACAAATCATCAGCGACTTACACCAGGAATTTGGATTCACCGATCTATCTTTTGATAATGCTGATTTGGTGATACTCGCTGGCGATGTAAATTTGGGAACAAAAGGAATTGAATGGATCAAAACAAAAATTCCCAATAAACCTGTAATTTACGTATTGGGAAATCATGAATATTATAAAGGTTCTTATCCAAAAACACTGAATAAAATAAAGGCAGCCGCTCAGGATTCCAATGTTTTTGTGCTTGAAGATTCTTTTATAGATATTGATGGAATTCGTTTTCACGGGGCAACATTGTGGACAGATTTTTCAATATTCGGAAATCCAATGTATTACGGAATGATCTGTCAGCCCAAAATGAACGATTATAAAAAGATAACACGCGATCCTTCTTATTCAAAATTAAGAACGATTGATACTTTTAAAATTCATCAGTTTTCAAAATTATGGTTACAGGAAAGCCTTGAGAATTCAAAGGGGTTGAAAAATATTGTGGTTACACATCATGCGCCAAGTATTCAGTCTGTTCCTGAGCAGTATAAAGAAGATCCGATAACCTCAGCATATGCTTCCAACCTTGAAGATTTTATTGTAGAACATCAACCGTTGTATTGGATTCACGGGCATATTCACACACCTTGCAGATATAAAATTGGAGAAACTGAAATCATCTGTAACCCTCATGGTTATATCGATGAAAAATACAATGGTTACGATAAAGAATTGATGATTGAGATTTAATTAAAATTTTAAGATGATAATAAAGTAAAATAAAATCTGTTGCGTCTATTACGATGAAGCAGGTTTTTAAAAATTATCATCATGAAAAATACAAATATACACGAGGGAATCATACTCATTCCGGACTTCAATGGGTTTACAGAATTTGTATTCAATACGAAATTGTATACAGGTCAATATATTGTAAGAGAGCTACTTTCCACTTTGTTGGAAGTGAATGATCAGCATTTTGATATTTCAGAAATTGAGGGTGATGCGATTTTATTTTATAAATATGATTCAAAACCATCGTTTCAAACTGTTTCAAAATTGCTTAAGAAAATGAGGAATGCTTTTAACAGAAAGGTTGAGGAATTAAGTGAGATTTTGAATACTTCTATTGATTTGTCATTAAAATTCATTGTTCATTACGGTAAATTTTCTCAGTACAATATTGGTAATTTTAAAAAATTGTATGGGCCGACGGTTGTAGAAGCCCATCAATTGCTTAAAAATGATTTTGCAGAACAGCCTTCTTATGCTTTATTTAGCCATTCTTTTCTTGATAAAAGCAATGATTTTGAGAATGGTTCTAATGGTCAGTTATATTTACCGGAGGTTGGTGTAATTCAATATTTTGAAAAAATAAAACAGCATATTTAAATTTTTCTTTACAAATTTCTTATTACAGACGTTCGAATAAATTTGGGCGTTTTTTGTTTTAAAGATGTTAATTTTATCTATTCTTTATGAATATTTTACAAGAACTAATCTTTGTGCTTTTATAACGTAAAAGTGAATTTCAATAAGTGTGAAATTTTTTCACTCTTTGGTGTAACATAACTTCAGTGATAAGTGTCTTATACATGAAACTCAATTTTTACATGAAAATATTATTAGCTCCAATCGCTTTATTAATAGGTTCCTTAGCTTTTGCTCAGGCAGAAAAAAAAGATACTATTAAAGGAAAAGATATAGAAGCTGTTGTTATAACTGCCAGAAAACCCACCGTAGAATCTAAGGTTGACAGAACGGTTTTTAATGTTGCCAACAGCTCGATCGTTGCAGGAAATACAACCTGGGATGTGCTTAGAATGACACCTTTGGTAAGCATCGACAATAATGATGCAATAAAAGCGGAAGGAGAGTCCGTAACAGTTTATATCAACGATAG harbors:
- a CDS encoding DUF4450 domain-containing protein, which encodes MRRKSILAGCIILSAYSLSFSQSKHWQNNERELHYKEDKGDFLLVNGKYRFNRALYGDNRASRVEAGDLPEFALYLPGMGGNLQFVIQKGNSIKKLINAERIETRYRPGSMIYNIKDPIFGFGTLKLTVLAQSKEEGLVLKMETSTIDSSTKIYAVYGGASGTTFSRNGDIGADPESGFYLLPEYCLINEYKISKNQFQLNYLNKKKETQIVNGSFSNVNSLQFTDAKTLEKLGEFTQNKNEKYPIIYGSYSAQKQPIYIQISKGKSDKHFSDEELKNIFNESEQSRLNLTNRVQLKTPDSDLNNFGATLAVAADGIWESPTYLHGAVAWRMRLNAWRGAYVADALSWHDRAKEHFESYSNSQVLKPDFAPVEMDTLLHLARHAEKMGNSVFSSGYISRNPNDNTKPHHYDMNLVFFDQMFSHFNYTGDVEFLKKMWPTMVRHMDWEKRNFKRGDLYDAYAAIWASDALQYSGGKVTHTSAYNYRANREMAKLAKIIGENSQPYEKEAESILNAMKNQLWIKNKGYFAEYKDSLGNQILHDKPGIWSIYHVSDAYILNEFEDYQNTQYINNYIPKIPIKVKGEVDKKYYTLSTTNWQPYDWSINNVALAENLQTALAYWQAGRTEDAYLLWKGNLAESMYYGISPGNFEQLSHYDAFRGELYRDFADPIGVAARTLTEGLFGVYPKLLENKISIKPGFPKDWNFAELKLPDWEFNFNQNSKKAEYFFKSNYSKSVALEIQIPVNHTEIKSVQINGKKVDWTINPNSISQPFVQFETPIGKEFKIEINYSGEVLKNEKTDYVSYISENLQLNLDSKKKIKAVFDPQELIKNRKYNQFELIKEERKGTFFVQLEQNGTKWWQPVNINIQYPLQIKWINKTLQIQSKSLNQINGKLSINGLNKTFSAQKNKNTSIEIPTNILSKGTNSIELEYNGIKQNIEITDWEIENKGEFNTISLASKYNESVTQIFNQKYLSPRLNVPTLQLPWQGIGNWCYPLINAQIDDSGLMNKRKSGKVEFLEIPFLIDNSEKNIVFTSQWDNFPRSVEIPISGKGKKIYFLMAGSTNPMQSQIINGKITVQYADGSTTELELKNPTNWWPIEQDLLDDNFAFEIPDDKIPYRVKLKTGELYKGGSLAKYSGIKGFTDRAVEGGSATILDLPIDPNKELKTIKLTAVSNDVVIGMMSVTVLK
- a CDS encoding glycoside hydrolase family 28 protein, producing the protein MKKYTLFFLLLLLSIPFSAQYKPWTSAQQPLKEIDALKKQIIKPNFRKQDYLITDFGAIGDGKTKNTEAFKKAIEKCNSEGGGRVVVPKGIFLTGAIYLKSNVNLHVSEGATILFSQDSNDYPIVFTRWEGMECMNYSSLIYAYEEENIAITGKGTLDGNSDNDHWWFWCGAKQYGYNESRPGRQNPARAKLHEYMAQKKDPRERIFGDGHYLRPNFVQPYKSKNFYMADVLVKNSPMWNLNPVLCENVLIERVKIISHGPNNDGFDPEACKNVWIKDSYFDTGDDCIAIKSGRDEDGRGIGKPAENHIIENCEMKDGHGGVVIGSEIAGGAKNIYAIGNVMDSKNLDRALRIKTSSSRGGIIENVFFYNTKVGAYKEAAVRFNMHYEKPGNFIPTIRNIWVENLQVKKGGKYAVLSDAYESSPITDFTMINAKINGVEIPYKVDFLKNVTLKNVTVNGKPLTNFK
- a CDS encoding methyltransferase domain-containing protein, producing the protein MPWNPDIYNQFKNIRFKPFFDLADLIKDEKQMKAIDLGCGTGEQTAILTEKFPNATFVGIDSSSEMLEKSKTLENDRLHFQKATTEEILNRDENWDLIFSNAALQWSDDHQTLFPKLISKLKTDSQLAIQMPYQPGNILNQILFEMADEEPFKSQLNNWNRPSAVLTIDEYAQILFDNGIEDLNLSQKVYPIIAEDHESLFNFISGSALIPYLEKLDEEQQKIFTTKFKERIAKNFPKLPAIYSFKRVLMYGRKK
- a CDS encoding metallophosphoesterase, with the protein product MIWNINEARIMILSYFSKMKIQIISDLHQEFGFTDLSFDNADLVILAGDVNLGTKGIEWIKTKIPNKPVIYVLGNHEYYKGSYPKTLNKIKAAAQDSNVFVLEDSFIDIDGIRFHGATLWTDFSIFGNPMYYGMICQPKMNDYKKITRDPSYSKLRTIDTFKIHQFSKLWLQESLENSKGLKNIVVTHHAPSIQSVPEQYKEDPITSAYASNLEDFIVEHQPLYWIHGHIHTPCRYKIGETEIICNPHGYIDEKYNGYDKELMIEI
- a CDS encoding DUF2652 domain-containing protein, with translation MKNTNIHEGIILIPDFNGFTEFVFNTKLYTGQYIVRELLSTLLEVNDQHFDISEIEGDAILFYKYDSKPSFQTVSKLLKKMRNAFNRKVEELSEILNTSIDLSLKFIVHYGKFSQYNIGNFKKLYGPTVVEAHQLLKNDFAEQPSYALFSHSFLDKSNDFENGSNGQLYLPEVGVIQYFEKIKQHI